Sequence from the candidate division WOR-3 bacterium genome:
TTCGTCGATACTCTTACCTGATAATCTTCCGTATTCTGAAAACCGTCGTACGCGGAAATAGACATCTCCTCCTTTTTCATAAGCAAACCCTTTATCAATCAGCCGTTGAACAAGGCCGATGATCTCTTCGATATGCTGGGACGCCCTGGGATAGAAATCCGCACGTTTGATATTGAGCGTATCGCATGCCTTTAGATATTTTGAGATGTTCTCTTCCGCTATGATACGCCAATCTTTTTTCAACTCAGTCTGTTTCTTTATTATTTTGTCGTCGATATCCGTAAAATTTTCAAGGGTCTTAATCTTGTAGCCTTTATGTTCAAGCCATCTCACGAGAACATCACGGATGATATAGGCGCGCATATGGCCCAGATGGGGCGGTCCCTGCACAGTAAGTCCACAGGAATAAATCCTGACCGTATCTCCCGACGGAACGAATTCCTCTGTCTTCCGATGTAAGGTGTTATACAACCTCAAACCCATCTATTCACTCCGTAAATAGGCTCCAGCGGCTGCAATCTTGACCAGGGGATTGGGTGCAGACATCAATTTGATGAACAGTTCTCTGTTCTCTTTTGCACGACGGCGGGCAAGCGCTTCGATCGCGACGATTGAAACATTTATATATTCATCCTCGGCCGCCGCTCTCAACAACTCATCACCTTCAGGTATTCTATTATCTTTCAATACCTGGACAGCCTTGACCCGCACAAACGGATCACCGGAATCAAGCGCCTGCTTCAGCACCTCCACACCATCTTTATTATTGAGGAGCAACAGGGCTTCAGCCGCGACGACCTTCAATTCCCAGGGGGTATCGACCAA
This genomic interval carries:
- a CDS encoding cysteine--tRNA ligase, which codes for MGLRLYNTLHRKTEEFVPSGDTVRIYSCGLTVQGPPHLGHMRAYIIRDVLVRWLEHKGYKIKTLENFTDIDDKIIKKQTELKKDWRIIAEENISKYLKACDTLNIKRADFYPRASQHIEEIIGLVQRLIDKGFAYEKGGDVYFRVRRFSEYGRLSGKSIDE